One stretch of Streptomyces sp. R21 DNA includes these proteins:
- a CDS encoding rhomboid-like protein, translated as MRIRSGLRRVGAYVRSAPGTYVWLGVLFVTTVAVHQMSPEFEDQFLRQRSTNIHELSNNPVRVLISSAMWIDGGHWLPYAVLYTVFHAQAERWLGTARWLVVCAAAHVLATLVSELALLDAIRRGAAPHSAVNTLDIGVSYALAGVVAVLVYRISAPWRYLYLSGVVVVYAVPLATGRTFTDFGHFISVAIGLGCYPLVRGRGKAWNPKETWAVLRG; from the coding sequence ATGCGGATTAGGAGCGGCCTGAGGAGGGTGGGGGCGTACGTTCGCAGTGCCCCGGGGACGTACGTGTGGCTGGGTGTGCTGTTCGTGACGACCGTGGCCGTGCATCAGATGTCGCCGGAGTTCGAGGACCAGTTCCTGCGGCAGCGGTCCACCAACATCCATGAGCTGTCGAACAATCCGGTGCGGGTGCTGATCTCCAGTGCGATGTGGATCGACGGTGGGCACTGGCTTCCGTACGCGGTGCTGTACACGGTGTTCCACGCGCAGGCGGAGCGGTGGCTCGGTACCGCGCGCTGGCTGGTGGTCTGTGCGGCGGCGCATGTGCTGGCGACGCTGGTGAGCGAACTGGCGTTGCTGGATGCGATCCGGCGTGGGGCGGCGCCGCATTCGGCGGTCAACACGCTGGACATCGGGGTGAGTTACGCGCTGGCGGGGGTGGTCGCCGTGCTGGTGTACCGGATTTCGGCACCCTGGCGGTACCTGTATCTGAGCGGGGTCGTGGTCGTGTACGCGGTGCCGTTGGCGACCGGCCGGACCTTCACCGATTTCGGGCATTTCATCTCCGTGGCGATCGGTCTCGGCTGTTATCCGCTGGTCAGAGGGCGGGGAAAAGCATGGAATCCGAAGGAGACATGGGCGGTCCTGAGGGGTTAG
- a CDS encoding glycosyl hydrolase, which yields MAANGQRRRRVWAVFATTAALGLTVTQAQAASGGGGDPFGVRALQQQALLNQQKGLSAFAEDPGDEDEDESGNIAEQADQYAEARTSPGIVAPGAYGAAYDQLSGLPHTGGSWSDLTKLPYDSDDPRYRDINSNSSGGAGRVTGRVTGLAADSHGYVYAGSANGGVFRSRSGGGHWTNISDRLPALSTGDLQLDPGGRLWYATGEANTSATAFLGTGVYVLHDPRKGSFSRHDRVGGDELESTSINALRFGGSKVWAATTRGVWSHSTKSLKGAWKLEFAPNPDYLPGGSKAADPSAAYKNITSDIAIDPKNPGKVVLAVGWRGGDTYNGFYARSGGSWQRLTGLGDLPSNSEDVGNVTFARSADGSRYYAIDQSPEMTAENPDSGLEGIFVSKSGSPTGPWTKIADYTQLRDSGSALTGDGYQPGIQAWYNQFLTVDPKNRDHVYAGLEEVFETKNGGTTWSVPGPYWNFGFPCWSVDPSKQSGDCPASTHPDQHAVTIGSNGGAPYVIVGDDGGTYRRPVNGAANAEGHATDWRPLNDGTMDALQYYSVGVGTDPAGRGLAVTGGLQDNGQSMLRPGDRVMGSNFGGDGADTITDPANGCNIAQEYVYLAVSVTNNCAVNDGSWVTDPSKATSYSVPPPDNATGEARFIAPLNADIKDKNTWVAGGRHVWINSHGYAIRSGSEWFGAYDLGAGHTATAVASSGGKVYAAWCGPCNNQGFTRGIVVGNADGTGWHQLTLPVDGTVPNRYLSGLAIDPADSDHVLLAVNGFSRKWTEGPGAGVGHLFESRNGGVSWTDISGNLPDVPANSVVLLKGGAVAVGTDLGVLVRSSSRAGWKVAGDNLPTTAALQLRTGPDGRLYAATHGRGIWAIDVRRLR from the coding sequence ATGGCAGCCAACGGCCAACGAAGAAGACGCGTGTGGGCGGTATTCGCCACGACTGCCGCGCTGGGACTGACAGTTACGCAGGCCCAGGCGGCGTCCGGCGGTGGAGGCGATCCCTTCGGCGTCCGCGCGCTACAGCAACAGGCCCTTCTGAACCAGCAGAAGGGCCTGTCGGCGTTCGCGGAGGATCCGGGGGACGAGGACGAGGACGAGTCGGGGAACATAGCCGAGCAGGCCGACCAGTACGCGGAGGCGCGCACCTCGCCGGGCATCGTGGCGCCGGGCGCGTACGGGGCGGCGTACGACCAGCTCTCCGGTCTTCCGCACACGGGCGGGAGTTGGAGCGATCTGACGAAGCTGCCCTACGACTCCGACGATCCCCGCTACCGCGACATCAACTCCAACTCCAGTGGTGGTGCGGGCCGGGTCACCGGGCGGGTGACGGGGCTCGCGGCCGACAGTCACGGGTATGTGTACGCGGGCTCCGCCAACGGCGGTGTCTTCAGGTCCCGTTCGGGTGGCGGGCACTGGACGAACATCTCCGACCGGCTGCCCGCCCTGTCCACCGGAGACCTGCAGCTCGACCCGGGCGGCCGCCTCTGGTACGCGACAGGCGAGGCCAACACCAGTGCCACGGCCTTCCTCGGCACGGGCGTGTACGTGCTGCACGACCCGCGCAAGGGCAGCTTCAGCCGCCATGACCGGGTCGGCGGCGACGAGTTGGAGTCGACGTCGATCAACGCGCTGAGGTTCGGCGGTTCCAAGGTGTGGGCGGCGACCACGCGCGGGGTGTGGAGCCACTCGACGAAGTCTCTGAAGGGCGCCTGGAAGCTGGAGTTCGCGCCCAACCCGGACTATCTGCCGGGTGGTTCGAAGGCCGCCGATCCGTCGGCCGCGTACAAGAACATCACCAGTGACATCGCGATCGACCCGAAGAACCCGGGCAAGGTCGTGCTGGCCGTGGGCTGGCGCGGAGGCGACACGTACAACGGGTTCTACGCCAGGTCCGGCGGGAGCTGGCAGCGGCTGACCGGGCTCGGTGATCTGCCGAGCAACAGCGAGGACGTCGGCAACGTCACCTTCGCGCGCAGTGCCGACGGCTCGCGCTACTACGCCATCGACCAGTCGCCCGAGATGACCGCCGAGAACCCGGACAGCGGTCTCGAGGGCATCTTCGTCTCCAAGTCGGGTTCTCCGACCGGGCCTTGGACGAAGATCGCCGACTACACGCAGCTGCGGGACTCGGGCTCGGCGCTTACCGGTGACGGTTACCAGCCGGGCATCCAGGCCTGGTACAACCAGTTCCTCACCGTCGACCCGAAGAACCGCGACCACGTGTACGCGGGTCTGGAGGAGGTCTTCGAGACGAAGAACGGCGGGACGACCTGGTCGGTCCCGGGCCCGTACTGGAACTTCGGTTTCCCCTGCTGGTCCGTCGACCCGTCGAAGCAGAGCGGTGACTGCCCGGCCAGCACGCACCCCGACCAGCACGCGGTGACGATCGGGAGCAACGGGGGCGCGCCGTATGTGATCGTCGGTGACGACGGCGGCACCTACCGGCGGCCGGTGAACGGTGCGGCGAATGCGGAGGGCCATGCCACCGACTGGCGTCCGCTCAACGACGGCACGATGGACGCGTTGCAGTACTACTCGGTGGGCGTCGGGACGGATCCCGCCGGGCGCGGGCTCGCGGTCACCGGTGGTCTGCAGGACAACGGGCAGTCGATGCTGCGGCCCGGCGACCGGGTGATGGGCTCCAACTTCGGTGGTGACGGGGCCGACACGATCACCGATCCGGCCAACGGGTGCAACATCGCGCAGGAGTACGTGTACCTGGCGGTCTCGGTCACCAACAACTGCGCGGTGAACGACGGGAGTTGGGTGACCGATCCGTCGAAGGCCACCTCGTACTCCGTACCGCCGCCGGACAACGCGACCGGCGAGGCCCGCTTCATCGCCCCGCTGAACGCCGACATCAAGGACAAGAACACCTGGGTCGCGGGCGGCCGGCACGTCTGGATCAACAGCCACGGGTACGCGATCCGCAGTGGCAGCGAGTGGTTCGGGGCGTACGACCTGGGTGCGGGACACACAGCCACGGCCGTCGCCTCCTCGGGCGGCAAGGTGTATGCGGCCTGGTGCGGCCCCTGCAACAACCAGGGCTTCACCCGGGGCATCGTGGTCGGCAACGCCGACGGCACCGGCTGGCACCAGTTGACGCTGCCGGTCGACGGCACCGTGCCCAACCGCTATCTGTCCGGGCTCGCCATCGACCCGGCCGACAGCGACCATGTCCTCCTCGCGGTCAACGGGTTCTCCCGGAAGTGGACCGAGGGGCCGGGCGCGGGCGTCGGGCACCTGTTCGAGTCGAGGAACGGCGGGGTCAGCTGGACGGACATCTCCGGGAACCTGCCGGACGTGCCCGCCAACTCCGTGGTCCTGCTGAAGGGCGGCGCCGTCGCGGTCGGCACCGACCTCGGTGTCCTGGTGCGGTCCTCGTCCCGCGCCGGCTGGAAGGTCGCCGGGGACAACCTGCCCACGACGGCCGCGCTCCAGCTGCGCACCGGCCCCGACGGACGGCTGTACGCGGCCACGCACGGCCGGGGGATCTGGGCGATCGACGTACGACGGCTGCGGTGA
- a CDS encoding DUF4234 domain-containing protein: MSGRAGKTRNIFLVWLIWPLITLGIYHLVWYYKVNREARDFDQRIEVNPVLALLAITVGWLVIIPPFVSVYNTGLRIARMQQSAGMQRNCNPWIGLILFIVAGLYPLYYQHELNQIWAHYQIPEEGEQVPLAA, translated from the coding sequence ATGTCAGGTCGCGCTGGCAAGACCCGCAACATCTTTCTCGTTTGGCTGATCTGGCCGCTGATTACGCTGGGTATCTACCACCTGGTCTGGTATTACAAAGTGAATCGCGAAGCTCGGGATTTTGATCAGCGGATCGAGGTCAATCCGGTGTTGGCCCTTCTGGCCATCACTGTCGGCTGGCTGGTGATCATTCCCCCCTTCGTATCGGTCTACAACACCGGTCTGCGCATTGCCCGTATGCAGCAGTCGGCCGGGATGCAGCGGAACTGCAATCCCTGGATCGGACTCATCCTTTTCATCGTGGCCGGCCTGTACCCGCTCTACTACCAGCACGAGTTGAACCAGATCTGGGCTCACTACCAGATCCCAGAAGAGGGCGAGCAGGTGCCTCTCGCAGCCTGA
- a CDS encoding aminoglycoside phosphotransferase family protein, whose translation MIDIPAELIASQHKYNRAAGRAFIAALPQRATDFLDRWELRLDGPSMYGMCALVLPVLRADGTPAALKLQHLDEETAGEPLALRVWAGDGAVRLLEHDATTGTLLLERLDATRMLTHLPDSREATLVIARLLTHLTAAPAPKDMRRLGDITTAMLDRAPGALHQIPDPADRRLIEDCAAAVREVAPAPGDRLLHWDLHYDNVLAATRAPWLAIDPKPLSGTPAFELFPALDNRFDPAEIRWRFDAMTEVMNLDRDGARAWTLARVLQTSLWEIRAGRPPVPDHLEIARQLRAY comes from the coding sequence GTGATCGACATTCCCGCCGAACTGATCGCCTCACAGCACAAGTACAACAGGGCCGCCGGCCGCGCCTTCATCGCGGCCCTCCCACAGCGGGCCACGGACTTCCTCGACCGCTGGGAACTCCGCCTCGACGGCCCGTCGATGTACGGCATGTGCGCCCTGGTCCTCCCGGTGCTCAGGGCCGACGGCACTCCCGCCGCGCTCAAGCTCCAGCACCTCGACGAGGAGACCGCGGGCGAGCCGCTCGCCCTGCGCGTCTGGGCCGGCGACGGAGCCGTACGCCTGCTGGAGCACGACGCCACCACGGGCACCCTCCTCCTGGAACGGCTCGACGCGACCCGCATGCTGACGCACCTGCCGGACTCCCGCGAGGCCACTCTCGTCATCGCCCGCCTGCTGACCCACCTGACCGCCGCACCGGCACCGAAGGACATGCGCCGACTCGGCGACATCACAACAGCGATGCTGGACCGGGCGCCGGGGGCCCTGCACCAGATCCCGGACCCCGCCGACCGCCGCCTGATCGAGGACTGCGCCGCAGCCGTACGCGAGGTGGCACCCGCCCCCGGCGACCGCCTCCTCCACTGGGACCTCCACTACGACAACGTCCTCGCCGCCACCCGCGCCCCCTGGCTGGCCATCGACCCCAAGCCCCTGTCCGGCACCCCCGCCTTCGAACTCTTCCCCGCCCTGGACAACCGCTTCGACCCCGCCGAGATCCGCTGGCGTTTCGACGCGATGACGGAGGTCATGAACCTGGACCGCGACGGGGCCCGCGCCTGGACCCTGGCCCGAGTCCTCCAGACCTCGCTCTGGGAAATCAGGGCCGGCCGCCCCCCGGTACCGGACCACCTGGAAATCGCCCGCCAACTACGCGCCTACTAA
- a CDS encoding DoxX family protein codes for MSVDTRTPRTPTGDRSSGFDSGFDEAPALSMVKVPSDPAQVIVNHASFRVQLAATPRSQSPRISRHLSSTGDATRMPAAGTAGRAGASGAGARRRAPVVWSGKSAPDDTGAHRLLQAVRGTSVRHGEAPAGDAGATQVIPRIDVDDLTDETVETPVVGSQRPPASGETRLLPHMRSVDSTYDEPGYGDGEFADDELADLDDLTEEDGDAPAKRHGSDPVRHAYYPGRRMNLGVVLLPLRVFLGFISIYAGMGKLCDPVYFDGGKRGSMVKWLNTLHPWEVAEPLRQFALQHPVGAGLVIAFLQVIVGVLTVLGLWQRVAAVVGALLSAALIVTVSWKTVPAYDAPDIIYLAAWSPLIIAGAPVYSIDGRLAGEAWRTLGPRAELWELRRRVLRRGALVGAIVVGLTLLIGSLLGGAVRDADRVVVPGPGEAPRNELPGSPLPETPGKRHHHKASPSASEAPTQGASSTPSDTTTTPGAVRETGGTATSGPSQTQGTNQAPPQQSSPVQQAPSTTAGPTSSGGTSTGGTSTGGSSGGSSDGSDKLVGGLLG; via the coding sequence ATGAGTGTGGACACCAGAACACCCCGCACACCCACGGGGGACCGCTCGTCGGGATTCGATTCCGGATTCGACGAAGCTCCCGCGCTGAGCATGGTGAAGGTGCCGAGCGATCCGGCGCAGGTCATCGTCAATCATGCGAGCTTCCGCGTGCAGCTAGCCGCCACGCCGCGGAGCCAGTCCCCGCGCATCTCACGGCACTTGAGCTCCACCGGCGATGCCACGCGCATGCCCGCCGCCGGTACGGCCGGCAGAGCGGGCGCGTCCGGCGCCGGAGCGCGGCGGCGCGCACCCGTCGTATGGAGCGGCAAGTCCGCACCCGACGACACCGGCGCCCACCGCCTGCTGCAAGCCGTACGGGGCACCAGCGTGCGCCACGGCGAGGCACCGGCCGGCGACGCCGGAGCGACCCAGGTCATCCCGCGCATCGACGTCGACGACCTGACCGACGAGACGGTGGAGACCCCCGTCGTCGGCAGCCAGCGCCCGCCCGCCTCCGGCGAGACCCGCCTGCTGCCCCACATGCGCAGCGTCGACAGCACATACGACGAACCCGGGTACGGGGACGGGGAGTTCGCGGACGACGAGCTCGCCGACCTCGACGACCTCACCGAGGAAGACGGCGACGCGCCCGCCAAGCGGCACGGCTCCGACCCCGTCCGGCACGCCTACTACCCCGGCCGCCGGATGAACCTCGGCGTCGTCCTGCTCCCCCTCCGCGTGTTCCTCGGCTTCATCTCCATCTACGCCGGCATGGGCAAGCTCTGCGACCCCGTCTACTTCGACGGCGGCAAGCGCGGCTCCATGGTGAAGTGGCTCAACACCCTGCACCCGTGGGAAGTCGCCGAGCCACTGCGGCAGTTCGCCCTCCAGCACCCCGTCGGCGCCGGACTCGTCATCGCCTTCCTCCAGGTCATCGTCGGCGTCCTGACGGTCCTCGGGCTCTGGCAGCGCGTCGCCGCCGTCGTCGGCGCACTGCTCTCCGCCGCCCTCATCGTCACCGTCAGCTGGAAGACCGTCCCCGCCTACGACGCGCCCGACATCATCTACCTCGCCGCCTGGTCCCCGCTGATCATCGCGGGCGCCCCCGTCTACTCCATCGACGGACGCCTCGCCGGCGAGGCCTGGCGCACCCTCGGGCCGCGCGCCGAACTCTGGGAACTGCGCCGACGCGTACTGCGCCGCGGCGCGCTCGTCGGGGCCATCGTCGTCGGCCTCACGCTGCTCATCGGCTCCCTCCTCGGAGGAGCCGTCCGCGACGCCGACCGCGTCGTCGTCCCCGGACCGGGCGAGGCCCCGCGCAACGAACTGCCCGGCTCCCCGCTCCCGGAGACCCCCGGCAAGCGCCACCACCACAAGGCGTCCCCGTCGGCCTCCGAGGCACCTACCCAGGGCGCCTCCTCGACCCCCTCGGACACCACGACCACGCCGGGCGCGGTCCGTGAGACCGGCGGCACGGCCACCAGCGGGCCCAGCCAGACGCAGGGCACCAACCAGGCGCCGCCGCAGCAGTCCTCGCCGGTCCAGCAGGCGCCCAGCACCACCGCGGGCCCCACGTCCTCCGGCGGCACCAGCACGGGCGGCACGTCCACCGGCGGCTCGTCCGGCGGCTCCTCGGACGGCTCCGACAAGCTCGTGGGCGGCCTGCTGGGGTAA
- a CDS encoding NDP-sugar synthase — protein sequence MTDPNAASRPVQAVVLAGGQGSRLRPYTDDRPKPMVEIPGTGTPIIGHQLTWLAEEGVTDVVVSCGHLADVLQKWLDSADLPVNVTTVVESEPLGRGGGLKYAAAHLPHPDKPWYATNGDIWTRFSLRDMADFHTERDAVATLALARPRIPWGAVKTDGFGRITDFIESPPTQHEINAGVYVFSPEFASLLPERGDHERTTFPHLARERRLAGFSLPQGAYWRAIDTAKDLTEAAKELAALGR from the coding sequence ATGACCGATCCGAACGCCGCGTCGCGCCCCGTTCAAGCCGTTGTCCTGGCCGGCGGCCAGGGCTCTCGGCTGCGTCCCTACACCGACGACCGGCCCAAGCCGATGGTCGAGATCCCCGGCACCGGGACCCCGATCATCGGCCACCAGCTGACCTGGCTCGCCGAGGAGGGCGTGACCGACGTGGTCGTCTCGTGCGGCCATCTCGCCGACGTTCTCCAGAAGTGGCTGGACTCGGCCGACCTTCCCGTGAACGTCACGACGGTCGTCGAGAGCGAGCCCCTCGGCCGTGGCGGCGGCCTCAAGTACGCCGCCGCGCACCTCCCGCACCCGGACAAGCCCTGGTACGCGACCAACGGCGACATCTGGACGCGCTTCTCGCTGCGCGACATGGCGGACTTCCACACCGAGCGCGACGCGGTCGCCACCCTCGCGCTGGCCCGCCCCCGCATCCCGTGGGGCGCCGTGAAGACGGACGGCTTCGGCCGCATCACGGACTTCATCGAGTCACCGCCGACGCAGCACGAGATCAACGCGGGCGTCTACGTCTTCTCCCCCGAGTTCGCCTCCCTGCTCCCCGAGCGCGGCGACCACGAGCGCACCACGTTCCCGCACCTGGCCCGCGAACGCCGCCTGGCCGGCTTCTCGCTCCCGCAGGGCGCCTACTGGCGCGCCATCGACACCGCGAAGGACCTCACGGAGGCGGCCAAGGAGCTTGCGGCGCTGGGGCGTTGA
- a CDS encoding ABC transporter ATP-binding protein: MATVSFDKATRIYPGTEKPAVDALEIDIEDGEFLVLVGPSGCGKSTSLRMLAGLEDVNAGAIRIGDRDVTHLPPKDRDIAMVFQNYALYPHMTVADNMGFALKIAGVNKAEIRQKVEDAAKILDLTDYLGRKPKALSGGQRQRVAMGRAIVREPQVFLMDEPLSNLDAKLRVSTRTQIASLQRRLGITTVYVTHDQVEAMTMGDRVAVLKDGLLQQVDSPRNMYDRPANLFVAGFIGSPAMNLVEVPITDGGVKFGNSVVPVNRDALKAATDKGDRTVTVGVRPEHFDIVEQGGAAAKSLTKETEDAPAGLAVSVNVVEELGADGYVYGSAKVDDKLTDLVVRVSGRAVPEKGATLHVVPRPGETHVFSTSTGERLTD; this comes from the coding sequence ATGGCCACTGTTTCGTTCGACAAGGCGACCCGGATCTACCCGGGCACCGAGAAGCCCGCCGTCGATGCTCTGGAGATCGACATCGAGGACGGCGAGTTCCTCGTCCTCGTCGGTCCCTCCGGCTGCGGCAAGTCCACCTCGCTCCGCATGCTCGCGGGGCTCGAGGACGTGAACGCCGGCGCCATCCGCATCGGTGACCGCGACGTCACGCACCTGCCGCCCAAGGACCGGGACATCGCCATGGTGTTCCAGAACTACGCGCTGTACCCGCACATGACCGTCGCCGACAACATGGGCTTCGCGCTCAAGATCGCCGGCGTCAACAAGGCCGAGATCCGCCAGAAGGTCGAGGACGCGGCGAAGATCCTCGACCTCACCGACTACCTCGGCCGCAAGCCGAAGGCGCTCTCCGGCGGTCAGCGCCAGCGTGTGGCGATGGGTCGCGCCATCGTGCGTGAGCCCCAGGTCTTCCTCATGGACGAGCCGCTGTCGAACCTCGACGCCAAGCTCCGTGTCTCGACCCGTACGCAGATCGCCTCGCTCCAGCGCCGCCTCGGCATCACCACCGTCTACGTCACCCACGACCAGGTCGAGGCCATGACGATGGGCGACCGTGTGGCCGTACTGAAGGACGGTCTGCTCCAGCAGGTCGACTCGCCGCGCAACATGTACGACCGCCCGGCCAACCTCTTCGTCGCCGGGTTCATCGGCTCCCCGGCCATGAACCTGGTCGAGGTTCCGATCACCGACGGTGGCGTGAAGTTCGGCAACAGCGTCGTGCCGGTCAACCGCGACGCCCTCAAGGCCGCCACGGACAAGGGCGACCGCACCGTCACGGTCGGCGTCCGTCCCGAGCACTTCGACATCGTCGAGCAGGGCGGCGCGGCCGCGAAGTCGCTCACCAAGGAGACCGAGGACGCCCCGGCCGGCCTCGCCGTCTCGGTGAACGTCGTCGAGGAGCTCGGCGCCGACGGCTACGTCTACGGCTCCGCCAAGGTCGACGACAAGCTCACGGACCTGGTCGTCCGCGTCAGCGGCCGTGCGGTCCCGGAGAAGGGCGCCACGCTGCACGTCGTGCCGCGCCCGGGCGAGACCCACGTGTTCTCGACCTCCACGGGCGAGCGGCTCACCGACTGA
- a CDS encoding NAD(P)/FAD-dependent oxidoreductase translates to MSSSTATTVNGGISFWYAQDGIPAPRAPLPGDASADVVIVGGGYTGLWTAYYLKKAAPFLRITVLEQKFCGYGASGRNGGWLYNGIAGRDRYAKLHGRDAAVRLQRAMNETVGEVVRVAGDEGIDADIHQGGVLEVAYTPAQLGRLKAFHEAELSYGEKDRELYGAVETAERIRVADAVGSTWTPHGARLHPVKLVKGLAAAVEALGVTIHEQTPVTEIRPKHAVTPYGTVRAPYVLRCTEGFTAALKGQRRTWLPMNSSMIATEPLTEAQWEAIGWEGRETLGDMAHAYMYAQRTADGRIALGGRGVPYRFGSRTDNDGRTQAATIEALREILVRFFPALAGVGISHAWSGVLGVPRDWCATVTLDRSTGLGWAGGYVGSGVATTNLAARTLRDLVQQDSGQSGPTELTDLPWVNHKVRNWEPEPLRWLGVHGMYATYRTADRRELAAHSAESSRLARLADRVAGRH, encoded by the coding sequence ATGAGCAGCAGTACGGCCACCACGGTCAACGGCGGAATCTCCTTCTGGTACGCGCAGGACGGCATCCCCGCGCCCCGCGCGCCCCTGCCCGGCGACGCGAGCGCCGACGTCGTCATCGTGGGCGGCGGTTACACGGGCCTGTGGACCGCGTACTACCTGAAGAAGGCCGCGCCCTTCCTGCGGATCACGGTGCTGGAGCAGAAGTTCTGCGGGTACGGCGCCTCGGGGCGCAACGGCGGCTGGCTGTACAACGGCATCGCCGGCCGCGACCGGTATGCGAAGCTGCACGGCCGGGACGCGGCCGTACGCCTTCAGCGGGCGATGAACGAGACCGTGGGTGAGGTTGTCCGGGTCGCGGGGGACGAGGGCATCGACGCCGACATTCACCAGGGTGGCGTTCTCGAAGTGGCCTACACGCCGGCCCAGTTGGGGCGCCTCAAGGCCTTCCACGAGGCCGAGTTGTCGTACGGCGAGAAGGATCGTGAGCTGTACGGCGCGGTGGAGACCGCCGAGCGGATCCGGGTCGCGGACGCGGTCGGGTCCACCTGGACGCCGCACGGGGCGCGGCTGCACCCGGTGAAGCTGGTGAAGGGGCTCGCGGCCGCCGTGGAGGCGCTGGGCGTCACGATCCACGAGCAGACGCCGGTGACGGAGATCCGGCCCAAGCACGCGGTGACGCCGTACGGCACCGTCCGGGCGCCCTATGTGCTGCGCTGCACCGAGGGCTTCACGGCCGCGCTCAAGGGCCAGCGGCGGACCTGGCTGCCGATGAACTCGTCGATGATCGCGACCGAGCCGCTGACCGAGGCGCAGTGGGAGGCGATCGGCTGGGAGGGGCGGGAGACGCTGGGCGACATGGCGCACGCGTACATGTACGCGCAGCGCACCGCCGACGGCCGGATCGCGCTCGGCGGCCGGGGCGTTCCGTACCGCTTCGGTTCGCGGACGGACAACGACGGGCGGACGCAGGCCGCGACGATCGAGGCGCTGCGCGAGATCCTGGTCCGGTTCTTCCCCGCGCTGGCCGGCGTCGGCATCTCGCACGCCTGGTCGGGGGTGCTGGGTGTGCCGCGCGACTGGTGCGCGACGGTGACGCTGGACCGCTCGACTGGGCTCGGCTGGGCCGGCGGCTATGTCGGTTCCGGCGTCGCGACCACCAACCTCGCCGCCCGTACCCTGCGTGACCTCGTGCAGCAGGACTCCGGGCAGTCGGGGCCGACGGAGCTGACGGACCTGCCCTGGGTTAATCACAAGGTCCGCAACTGGGAGCCGGAGCCGCTGCGTTGGCTCGGGGTGCACGGCATGTACGCCACCTATCGGACGGCGGACCGGCGCGAACTCGCCGCGCACAGCGCGGAGTCGTCGCGACTCGCGCGGCTGGCGGACCGGGTGGCCGGGCGGCACTGA
- the rlmB gene encoding 23S rRNA (guanosine(2251)-2'-O)-methyltransferase RlmB, whose amino-acid sequence MAANNRRMSGKKGAQVGSGGQRRKGLEGKGPTPPAEMRKKHKANRIANAKAKQAARRPTPRGRGGKGTSEMVVGRNPVVEALREGVPAVTLYVQQFIDNDERVREALQLVGERGGIHLMEAPRPELDRMTNGLNHQGLVLQVPPYEYAHPEDLVAAAFDEGQDPLIVALDGVTDPRNLGAVVRSVSAFGGHGVVVPERRAAGMTAGAWKTSAGTAARTPVARCTNLTRALEAYKKAGVTIVGLAADGETEVGELDALGGPVVIVVGSEGKGLSRLVGETCDFRVRIPMPGGAESLNAGVAAGVVLYEASRRRV is encoded by the coding sequence ATGGCCGCTAACAACCGCCGCATGTCCGGCAAGAAGGGCGCGCAGGTCGGCAGTGGCGGCCAGCGACGCAAGGGGCTCGAGGGCAAGGGCCCGACCCCGCCGGCCGAGATGCGCAAGAAGCACAAGGCGAACCGCATCGCGAACGCCAAGGCCAAGCAGGCCGCGCGCCGCCCCACGCCCCGTGGCCGCGGCGGCAAGGGCACGTCCGAGATGGTCGTCGGGCGCAACCCCGTCGTCGAGGCGCTGCGCGAGGGCGTGCCCGCGGTGACGCTGTACGTCCAGCAGTTCATCGACAACGACGAGCGCGTCCGCGAGGCGCTCCAGCTCGTCGGCGAGCGCGGCGGCATCCACCTCATGGAGGCCCCCCGCCCCGAGCTGGACCGCATGACCAACGGGCTCAACCACCAGGGCCTGGTCCTCCAGGTCCCGCCGTACGAGTACGCCCACCCCGAGGACCTCGTCGCCGCCGCGTTCGACGAGGGCCAGGACCCCCTCATCGTCGCCCTCGACGGCGTGACCGACCCGCGCAACCTCGGCGCCGTCGTCCGCTCCGTCTCCGCGTTCGGCGGCCACGGCGTCGTCGTACCCGAGCGGCGCGCCGCCGGCATGACCGCCGGCGCCTGGAAGACGTCGGCCGGTACGGCGGCCCGCACGCCCGTCGCGCGCTGCACCAACCTGACGCGCGCCCTGGAGGCGTACAAGAAGGCCGGTGTCACCATCGTCGGCCTCGCCGCGGACGGCGAGACCGAGGTCGGCGAACTGGACGCCCTGGGCGGCCCGGTCGTCATCGTCGTCGGCAGCGAGGGCAAGGGCCTGTCCCGACTCGTGGGCGAAACCTGCGACTTCCGGGTGCGGATCCCGATGCCCGGTGGCGCGGAGTCGCTGAACGCGGGTGTCGCGGCGGGAGTTGTGCTGTACGAGGCGTCGCGCCGGCGCGTCTGA